The DNA segment CTCGATCGCGTCGCGTTCGCCGCCGGTCAGGCGCACCCACCTCGCAAAGGTCTCCTGCACCGCATCCTCGGCGTCGGCCACGGTGCCGAGCATGCGGTAGGCCAGGCCCGTGAGCCGGCCGCGGTGCTCGGCGAGCAGGGCGGGCTCGAGCCCGCTGCCGGATCCGCCGGAGTGCCCGTCATCGGTCGTCATGCCCACACCCTCCCACGTTCGCCACCCGGGGCGGATGCCGCGACCTCACGTTTCGAGAGGCTGCGTCGTCGTACCGGGAGAGGCCCCGATCCAACCGAGGAGGACGTATGAAGATCGCGATCGCCGGAGGAACCGGCACCGTCGGACGCCACGCCGTGGACGTCGCCCGCGAGCACGGGCACGAGGTCGTCGTGCTGGCGCGGGCGCGCGGCGTCGACCTCACCACCGGCGCGGGACTGCCCGAAGCGCTGCGAGGGGTCGACGCCGTCATCGACGTTGGCAACCTCGCCTCGACCTCAGCGAAGACCGCGACCGCGTTCTTCACGGCCACGACCCGCAACCTCGTCGACGCCGAGCTCGCGGCCGGGGTCGGCCACCACGTGGCGCTGTCGATCGTCGGCGTCGACCGGGCTCCGTACGGCTACTACGCTGCGAAGCTCGCCCAGGAGCAGCTCGTCGAATCCGGCCGGGTGCCGTGGACCATCCTGCGCGCCACGCAGTTCCACGAGTTCGCGGAGCAGTTGCTGCACGCCCTCACGATGGGCCGGATCCACCTCGCACCGAAGGCGCGCATCCGGCCGGTCGCGGCGCGCGAGGTGGGCGAGCGGCTCGTCGAACTCGCCGAGGGCCCACCCGCGGGGCGGGCGCGCGACCTCGCCGGGCCCGGGGAGGAGCAGCTCGACGACCTGGTCGGCCGGCTCGTCGAGGCGACCGGCATCCGTGGACCCGTGATCCCCGTGGCGTTGCCCATGCGGCCGTTCCGGGCGATGCGGCGGGGCGAGGCGCTGCCCGGACCCGACGCGGCGATCGGGCGGCAGACGTTCGACGAGTGGCTGGCGGACCGCACGGCCGCCGCCGCCGCCGCCGACGGCGGTCGCGTCAGCGGCGACGCCGCGAGACCGCCAGCGTGACGTCCTCGTCGACGAGGTCGGCGTTGATCGACGTGCCGGCGATGCTGCCCGTCGCCATGGTCCACGGCACCGAGCTCCGCGGGCCCGTGACGTTGCCGGCCGCGTAGACGCCGCGGACGCTCGTGCGACCCTCCTCGTCGATGAGGACCCGGCGGGCGCCGCCCTGGCGCATCGACCGGGCACCGAGCCCGACGAGGACCTCGTCGTTCGCGACCGTCCTCGGCGCGACGAACACGGCCTGCGCGGCGAGTTCGTCGCCGTCTTCGAAGCGGATGCCGCGCAGCGCGTCGTCGTCACCCGAGAGCACCTCGACGACCGGGCGCTCCTCGATCGCGATCCCGCGCGCGTCGAGCGCGTCGCGCGTCGCGGGGGGCAGCACGACACCCTGCGTGCAGAAGGTCACGTGCTCGGAGAGCTGGCGCATGAGCTGCGCCTGGTGCGCGTTCTCGGCCGACGACGCGATCACCGCGATGCGCCGGTCGCGCACCTCCCATCCGTCGCAGTACGGGCACAGCACGACGCCCCGCCCCCACTGCTCGGAGAGGCCCGGGATCTCGGGAAGCTCGTCGACGAGCCCCGTCGCGACGAGCACGCGCCGCGCGACCAGGCGCTCACCGGAGTCGAGGACCACCTCGAACGCGATCCCGTCGAGGCCGCGGGCTGCCGCGGCATCCGCTTCGAGCACGGCCGCGTCGGCGACCTCGCCCGACCGGGTCGCGACGTCGTACCGCGTCAGCTCGGCCCGGCCCGCCGAGAGCAGGTCTGCGGGCGACGTGTGATCGCGGCCGAGCACGCCGTGCATGTGCGCGGCGGCGCGGCTGCGCGGGCGGCCCGAATCCACGACGAGCACGCGCCGACGCGACCGGCCGAGCATGAGCGCGGCGCTCAGCCCGGCGCTGCCGCCGCCGACGACGATCACATCCCACACGGCCGCGGCCTCGCCTTCGGGCATGGTGCCTGGTCGTGACACGGACGCTCCCCTCGGGTCGGCGCGGGCCGGAACAGGTCGAGCCTACCGACGCGGGGCGACATCCCTCCCGAGCACGGGCAGCGCACCCAGGATCCGGGCGCGAAGCGCGTTCGCCCGGTCGGCGAACCCGCGCTGGCGGCGCACGTACTCGGCCTTGCCGTCTGCCGTCTCGATGCGCACCGGCTCGCCGCCCCAGGGCTCCATGTCGTAGGGCGAGGCCTGCATGTCGAGGTGGCGGATGTCCCGTGCGAGCTCGAACGCGTCGAGCAGCAGGTCGCCCGGCACGAGCGGGCCGAGCTTGACCGCCCACTTGTAGACGTCCATGTTCGCGTGCAGGCAGCCGGGCTGCTCGAGCTCGGGCTGCGACTCGCGGGTCGGTGCGAAGCGGTTGCGGGGCGTGGCCTCGGGCGTGAAGAACCGGTACGCGTCGATGTGCGTGCACCGCAGGTCGTGCGACTCGACGACCTCGTCGGTCGCGGCCTGCCCGAGGCGCAGCGGAACGGGATGCCGGTGCTCGCCCTGCCGGTACACCATGGCCCACTCGTGCAGGCCGAAGCAGCCGTACTGCGCGGGGCGCGCAGCGGTGCGCCGCAGCATCCGCTCGACCAGGCCGAGCATCGCTCCCTTCTCGCCGCGCATGGCGCCCGCGTCGACGACCAGGCCGTGCTCGGTCGCGCCCGCGGCGTACCAGCGCCATTCCGCGCGCGGGGAGGCCGCGGCATCCGCCAGCTCGACGCCGGCGCCCGGGTGCCAGCGGCGCAGCAGCGCGGGGGAGTACGAGTAGTACGTGAAGAGGAAGTCCTCGATCGGATGCCGCTCGCCGCGAGCCCTGCGCGCCCGGTGGCCGGCCGTCAGGGCGTCGGCGCGCTCGGCGTGCGCCCGCTCGCGGGCGCGCCACGCGGCGGCGTCGAGCACGACCGCATCGGGCACCGCGGCGTCGGGCATCGCGGCGTCGCGGGTCGGGGCGGCGGAGGTCACGCGTCGAGGATAGGCGTCGAGGCTGACCGGCGGTTGCGTGCTGCGATCCAGGGCGTGATCTCGTCGGGGAGGGCGCCGGTCAGTGGTACCGGCCCGAGTACGCGTTGATGGCGGGCTGACCGCCGAGGTGCGCGTAGAGCACGTTGGAGTCCTTCGGGATCTCGCCCGATGAGACGAGGTCGATGAGCCCGGCCATCGACTTGCCCTCGTAGACGGGGTCGAGGATCACGCCCTCGAGGCTGCCCGTGAGGCGCATCGCCTCGTCGGTCGACTCGACCGGGATGCCGTAGTGCTCGCCCGCCCAGCCCTCGAGCACCGTGATCTCGTCGTCGCGCAGGTCACGGCCGAGGCCGATCATCGAGGCTGTGTTCCGTGCGATGCGCGCCACCTGGTCGCGGGTCTCGTCGATCTTCGCCGACGCGTCGATGCCGAGCACCCGGCGGGGTCGCCCGCCGAAGTTCTGCTCGAGGTCGGCGAATCCGGCGATCATGCCCGCGTGCGTCGACCCCGTGACCGAGCACACCACGATCGTGTCGAAGAAGACGCCGAGCGACTCCTCCTGCGCGGCGACCTCGTGGGCCCAGTTCGCGAACCCGAGGCCGCCCAGCGGGTGGTCGGACGCGCCGGCGGGGATCGCGTAGGGCGTGCCGCCCGCGGCCTCGACATCCGCGATCGCCTGCTTCCACGAGTCGCGGAAGCCGATGCTGAAGCCCGCGGGCGACAGGCGCACGTCGGCGCCCATGAGCCGCGAGAGCAGGATGTTGCCGACCCGGTCGTTGACCGCGTCGGGCCAGTCGACCCAGTGCTCCTGCACGAGCACGGCCTTCATGCCGAGGTGGGCGGCGACCGCGGCGACCTGGCGCGTGTGGTTCGACTGCACGCCGCCGATCGAGACGAGCGTGTCGGCGCCCTTCGCGAGCGCGTCGGGCACGAGGTACTCGAGCTTGCGGGTCTTGTTCCCGCCGAAGGCGAGGCCCGAGTTCACGTCCTCTCGCTTCATCCAGACGCGGGCGCCGCCGAGGTGGTCGCTCAGGCGGTCGACGGGGTGGATCGGGCTCGGACCGAACGTCAGGCGATGACGCGGGAAGTCGGCGAGGGCCATGGTGTGCTCCTTCAGGGGGTGGTGGTGACGGACGCCGAGCGCTCCCGCTCGGCGGTCAGCGGCGGCGGGTCGCGCCGCCGTCGCCGTGCGTGAGCCGGCGTGCCCGGGTCAGTCGTTCGGCGGTCTCCACGAGGAAGACGCCCGACGTCTCCTCGGCGCGCCACCGCTCGTCGACGAGGCCGATGGGGTGCACGAGCACCTGCCCGCGCGGCTGGTACAGCGCCAGCTCGACGCCGTGGGCGTGCTCGGCGAGCCGCCACGACAGCGCGGTGCGGCGCGCGACGTGATCGCCGAACGCCGTGCCGAGGGCGCTGACCATGATCGCCGGGTCATCGCGCTCGGGCGGGTTGATGCGGCGCCACCCGGACGACCACCGCTCGTAGAGTGCGCGGACCTGATCGAGGTCGTCGGGATCGGCGCCCGCGCCGGCGACGAGGGCGATGTGCGCGTCGATCCAGTCGCGCTCGGGCTGGCCGATCTCGACGAGCCGCGGCATCGGCGGCGCGTCGGTCGGCGCCGTCCGGCGCGAGAAGAGAGGCACGGGACGATTCTCCCCCGAACGGCCGACGGCGGGGTGCGAGCAGGTGACGGATGTCGGCGGGCGGGCGTAGCGTGGCGGCACCGCGGTCGACAGCCGGTCGAGGGCCGGTGCCGCGGGTTCGAGGGGGGATCATGGCGAATCTCGTCGTGCATTTCGAGATCCACGCGAGCGAGCCGCAGCGGCTCATCGACTACTACAGCGAACTGCTGGGCTGGAAGTTCTCGCAGGTCGGCGACATGACGTACTGGGTGATCGACACCGGTGAGGGCGCGATCGGCAACGTCGAGGCGCAGCCGGGCCTCGGCATCAACGGCGGCCTGACCCAGCGCGAGGGCCCCGCGCCCGCGGAGGGCGCGCCGATCAACGGCTGCAACATCGTCGTCGGGGTCGACGGGAGCGTCGACGAACTCATGCGCCGGGGCGTCGAACTCGGCGGTGTCGAGGCGCTTCCGGCGACCGACTGGGAGGGCATCGGTCGCGGCGGGTACCTGCGCGACCCCGACGGCAACGTCGTCGGCCTGCTCTCACCGGTCCTGTCGGACGGCACCCGGGCGATGTGAGGTCGACGCGGGCCGGCGAACCCGACGGCGTCGGGCACGTGTCGCCCACGCGGCGCGACACGTCGGCCCGCGAATCGTTCGCCGCACGCCCCCCGAGGCGTCGCCGACTGCACGCCATCCGTTCATCCGCACTGGCCACCGTGGCATCCCGAGACCTCGCGCCCTCGCGCGAGGCCGGAACCACATCACGGAGGGTGCCAGGGCATGCGGACGACGCGCAGTCGTGCAAGCGGCGTATCGACAGGGGTGATCGCCGCGGCGATCACCGGAATCATTGGGGCGGGGCTGGCGATCGCGCCGGTGATCCCCGCGGCGGCCGTGCCGCTCGGCGGCGCGGCGGCGGTGAAGCCCGCGCCGGTCGAGGTCGGCGCGCCGACCCTCGCTCCGGCGAACGGTGCCCACCTCGAGGGGACGGTGACGCTCGCCGCAGCGCCCGTGAGCGCGGAGGACAGCGTCACGACGCTGACGGTCGATGGCGCAGAGCTCGCGACCACAGAGACCGTGGGCTCGTCGACCCTGAGTTTCGAGGTCGGCTCGAACTCGATCGAGGCGCGATACGGGA comes from the Agromyces marinus genome and includes:
- a CDS encoding SDR family oxidoreductase; this translates as MKIAIAGGTGTVGRHAVDVAREHGHEVVVLARARGVDLTTGAGLPEALRGVDAVIDVGNLASTSAKTATAFFTATTRNLVDAELAAGVGHHVALSIVGVDRAPYGYYAAKLAQEQLVESGRVPWTILRATQFHEFAEQLLHALTMGRIHLAPKARIRPVAAREVGERLVELAEGPPAGRARDLAGPGEEQLDDLVGRLVEATGIRGPVIPVALPMRPFRAMRRGEALPGPDAAIGRQTFDEWLADRTAAAAAADGGRVSGDAARPPA
- a CDS encoding NAD(P)/FAD-dependent oxidoreductase is translated as MSRPGTMPEGEAAAVWDVIVVGGGSAGLSAALMLGRSRRRVLVVDSGRPRSRAAAHMHGVLGRDHTSPADLLSAGRAELTRYDVATRSGEVADAAVLEADAAAARGLDGIAFEVVLDSGERLVARRVLVATGLVDELPEIPGLSEQWGRGVVLCPYCDGWEVRDRRIAVIASSAENAHQAQLMRQLSEHVTFCTQGVVLPPATRDALDARGIAIEERPVVEVLSGDDDALRGIRFEDGDELAAQAVFVAPRTVANDEVLVGLGARSMRQGGARRVLIDEEGRTSVRGVYAAGNVTGPRSSVPWTMATGSIAGTSINADLVDEDVTLAVSRRRR
- a CDS encoding 3-methyladenine DNA glycosylase, whose amino-acid sequence is MPDAAVPDAVVLDAAAWRARERAHAERADALTAGHRARRARGERHPIEDFLFTYYSYSPALLRRWHPGAGVELADAAASPRAEWRWYAAGATEHGLVVDAGAMRGEKGAMLGLVERMLRRTAARPAQYGCFGLHEWAMVYRQGEHRHPVPLRLGQAATDEVVESHDLRCTHIDAYRFFTPEATPRNRFAPTRESQPELEQPGCLHANMDVYKWAVKLGPLVPGDLLLDAFELARDIRHLDMQASPYDMEPWGGEPVRIETADGKAEYVRRQRGFADRANALRARILGALPVLGRDVAPRR
- a CDS encoding 1-aminocyclopropane-1-carboxylate deaminase, with protein sequence MALADFPRHRLTFGPSPIHPVDRLSDHLGGARVWMKREDVNSGLAFGGNKTRKLEYLVPDALAKGADTLVSIGGVQSNHTRQVAAVAAHLGMKAVLVQEHWVDWPDAVNDRVGNILLSRLMGADVRLSPAGFSIGFRDSWKQAIADVEAAGGTPYAIPAGASDHPLGGLGFANWAHEVAAQEESLGVFFDTIVVCSVTGSTHAGMIAGFADLEQNFGGRPRRVLGIDASAKIDETRDQVARIARNTASMIGLGRDLRDDEITVLEGWAGEHYGIPVESTDEAMRLTGSLEGVILDPVYEGKSMAGLIDLVSSGEIPKDSNVLYAHLGGQPAINAYSGRYH
- a CDS encoding DUF3806 domain-containing protein → MPLFSRRTAPTDAPPMPRLVEIGQPERDWIDAHIALVAGAGADPDDLDQVRALYERWSSGWRRINPPERDDPAIMVSALGTAFGDHVARRTALSWRLAEHAHGVELALYQPRGQVLVHPIGLVDERWRAEETSGVFLVETAERLTRARRLTHGDGGATRRR
- a CDS encoding VOC family protein — its product is MANLVVHFEIHASEPQRLIDYYSELLGWKFSQVGDMTYWVIDTGEGAIGNVEAQPGLGINGGLTQREGPAPAEGAPINGCNIVVGVDGSVDELMRRGVELGGVEALPATDWEGIGRGGYLRDPDGNVVGLLSPVLSDGTRAM